TCCTGCTGCTCTTCGGGGTCGGCGCCGCCGACCCTGCGCACGCCGGCATGCTGGTCACCCTCGCCGGCGCGGTTTTCATCGCACCGTCCTTTATCCTCTCCGGCATCGGCGGCGAACTCGCCGACCGCTACGACAAGGCGACCATCGCCCAACGTCTGAAGCTTGCGGAGATCGCCGCCTCGGCAGCGGCCGTTGCCGGCTTCACGCTGCACTCCGTGCCGGTGCTGTTCTTTGCGCTCTTCCTGTTCGGCACCGTTGCCGCCCTGTTTGGTCCGATCAAGTACGGCATCCTGCCCGACCACCTCGCCCGCGAGGAACTGCCGGCCGGCAACGCGCTGGTCGAGGGCGCGACGTTCCTGGCGATACTGGCCGGCCAGATCTTCGCCGGACTGGCGAGCGCCAGCGGCAACAGCGTGCTGGTCGCCATCGTCGTCCTGGGCTTCGCCGCCCTCTGCTACGCCGCGAGCCGCGCCATTCCCGCGACCGGCGAAGCCTCGCCCGGCCTCGCGCTCAACCGCAACATCTTCGCCTCCACCGCCGGCCTGCTCCGCCAGGCGTGGTCGGACAGCGCCATCTGGCGCACGAGCCTCATGGTCGCCTGGTTCTGGGCGGTCGGCATCGTCGTCCTCGCCCTGCTCCAGTCGCTGGCGGCCGACACGTTCGGCGGCACCCAGTACGTCGTGATCGCCAGCCTGCTGATCTTCTCGGTCGGCGTGGCGGTCGGCTCGGCGCTGGCCGCCTGGCTGGCGCACGGCCGCATCATCCTCGTGCCGACGCCGATCGCCGCGATCGGCATGGCCATCTTCCTCGCCGACCTCGGCATCTCGACGCTCGGCGTGACGCCGCCGGCGGTATCGATCGACGCGCTGCCGTTTTTCCAGAGCCCGGAGGGCATCCACGTGGCGATCGATTTCTTCGGCGTCGCGGTCTGTGGCGGCCTGTTTGTCGTGCCAGCCTTCTCCGCGCTGCAGGCGTGGAGCAAGCCCGCCGAACGGGCGCGCGTCATCGCCGGCGTCAACGTCCTTTCGTCAGGCTTCATGACCGTCGCGAGCGTCGGCGTCGCCGTGCTGCAGGGCCGCGGCATCCCGGTGCCGGTCCTCTTCCTCGCCACCGGCGCGCTCTGCCTCATCGCCGGCATCGTCATCTTCCGCTTCCTGCCGACAAGCCCGGTGCGCGACCTCCTGTCGATCGTCTTCCGCGCCTTCTACCGCCTCGAGGTGAAGGGCATCGAAAATTTCGCCAAGACCGCCGACCAGAACACGATCATCGCGCTTAACCACGTCAGCTTCCTCGACGCCGCGCTCGCCATGTCCATCCTCGACCGCGATCCGGTTTTCGCGATCGACCAGTGGATCGCGCGGCGCTGGTGGGTGCGCCCGTTCCTCCCCTTCGTCAGCTTCCTGCCGCTCGACTCGCGCCACCCGATGGCGACGCGCCGGATGATCGAGGCAGTGCGCGCCGGCAAGACGCTGGTCATCTTCCCGGAGGGCCGCCTCACCGCCACCGGCAGCCTGATGAAGGTCTACGACGGCGCCGGCCTGGTCGCCGAGAAATCCGGCGCCCTGATCGTGCCCGTCCGCATCGACGGTCTCGAGCAGACGCCGTTCACGCGCCTCGACGCCAGCCAGGTTAAGCGCCGCTGGTGGCCGAAGGTGAAGGTCACGGTGCTGGAGCCGGTGAGGCTCACCGTGTCGCCGCACTTCACCGGCAAGGCGCGCCGCGCCGCCGCCGGCGCCGCCCTCTACCAGATCATGTCCGATCTCGTTTTCCGTACCACCGCCACCGGCGTCACCGTGCCCGAGGCGCTGATTGCCACCGCCCGACGCCACGGCCCCGAGCACATCGTGCTCGAGGACCCGGTCTCCGGCACGCTCACCTACAAGAAGCTGCTGATCGCCATGTCGGTGCTCGGCCGCAAGCTGATGCCGCTCGCCCCGGTGGGCGGCGCCATCGGCGTCATGCTGCCCAACGCCAACGGCGCCGCCGTCGCGATCCTCGGCCTCATGTCGGCCGGCCGCGTCCCCGCGATGATCAACTTCACCGCCGGCGCTACCAACATCCTCGCCGCCTGCCGCGCCGCCGAGGTCAAGACGATCGTCACTTCGCGCGCCTTCATCGAGAAAGCGAATCTCAGCGCGCTCGTCGATGCGCTCTCCGCTTCGGTCAACGTCGTGCTGCTCGAGGAGGTCCGGAAGGACATCACGATCATCGACAAGCTGCGCGGCCTGCTGCGGCCGTTCCATCCCGTAGTAAAGCGCAAGCCCGACGATCCCGCGGCGATCCTTTTCACGTCGGGCTCCGAGGGCGCGCCAAAGGGCGTCGTCCTCTCCCACGCCAACATGCTCGCCAACACCGCCCAGGGCGCGGCGCGCATCGAGTTCGGCCGCACCGACAAATTCTTCAACGTCCTGCCGGTGTTCCATTCCTTCGGGCTGACCGTCGGCCTCATCCTGCCGCTGGTCTCGGGCGTGCGCACCTACCTCTACCCGTCGCCGCTGCACTATCGCATCGTGCCCGAATTGATCTACGCCTCGAACGCCACGGTCCTGCTCGGCACCGACACGTTCCTCGCCGGCTACGCCCGCACGGCCAACCCGTACGACTTCCGCTCGATCCGCCTGATCGTCGCCGGCGCCGAGCCGGTGAAGGCCGCGACCCGTCAGGTCTACATGGAGAAATTCGGCCTGCGCATCCTCGAAGGCTACGGCGTCACCGAGGCCGCGCCGGCGCTCTGCTTCAACACGCCGATGTTCAGCCGCGAGGGCACGGTCGGCCGCTTCCTGCCCGGCATCGAGGCCCGCCTCGATCCTGTCCCCGGCGTCGAAGGTGCCGGCCGCCTGGTGGTGCGCGGTCCCAACATCATGCTCGGCTATCTGCGCAGCGAGCGCCCCGGCACGCTCGAGCCGCCGCACGAGGGCTGGCACGACACCGGCGACATCGTCGCCGTCGACGAGGAAGGATTCGTCACCATCCGCGGCCGCGCCAAGCGTTTCGCCAAGGTCGGCGGCGAGATGATTTCGATGGCCGCTGTCGAGATGCTGGTGTCCGAGCTCTGGCCGGAGAACCAGTCCGCCGTCACCTCCGTGCCCGACCCCAAGCGCGGCGAGCGGCTGGTGCTCGTCACCGACAAGCCGGATGCCAGCCGCGCCGCGGTCGGCGCCTACGCCCGCCAGCGCGGCGCCTCGGAGCTGATGGTGCCGTCCGACGTCATCGTGGCCCGCGAGCTGCCGCTGCTCGGCACCGGCAAGGTCGATCACCCGGCCATCGCGCGCATGGTCGCGGCGATCCTGATGGGCACGGGCCAGGGCGCCGCGATGCAGGCCGGCTGAGGCTCAGGCCTCCGCGATCGCCCGCGCGAGGTCGTCCTTGCGGTACGGCTTGTTGAGGATGCGCGCGCCCGGCGGCGGGCCCGAGCCGGCGTTCAGCTTCGCCTGCGGGAAGCCGGACGTGAAGACGGTGCGGATCATCGGCCAGCGGTTGGCGACGACGCGGGCGAGGTCGAACCCGGTCGGCCCCTCGCCGACAACCACGTCGGTGAACAGAATATCGATCGGCTGCCGCTCCAGCGCGGCGAGCGCCGCGCCGATGGTCTCCGCCTCGATCGCGCGATAGCCGAGCTCGGTGAGCTGCTTGACCACGACCCGCCGCAGCAGCCCGACGTCCTCGACCACCAGCACCGTCTGCCCGTTGCCGCGCAGATCCTTCGGGTCGGCGTCGGCCTCGGCCCGCAGCGGCATCGCCGCCTCCGCCCGCGGCAGGAACAGGCGGAACGTCGTGCCGCGGCCCGGTATGCTGTCGAGCCCGATGTGTCCGCCGGACTGGTTCATGAAACCGTAGACCATCGACAGGCCAAGGCCGGTGCCCTTGCCCATTTCCTTGGTCGTGAAAAACGGCTCGAAGATGCGGGCGATGACCTCGGGCGGCATGCCCGAGCCGGTGTCGGTGACGCTGATCTCGGTGTACTCGCCGACCTTCACTTCGGGATGCGCCAGCACGTAGTCGGTGTCGAGCACGGTGTTGCGGGTCGCGACCGTCAGGCGGCCGCCCTTCGGCATCGCGTCGCGCGCATTGGTGGCGAGATTGGTGATGCTCGAGGCAAGCTGCGAGGGATCGACCACCACCGGCCACGGCGCCGGGTCGAGATCCAGCGCGATCTCGACGTTATTGCCCAGCAGCCGGCGCAGCAGCTTCGTCGTGTTGCCGATCAGATCGTTGAGGTCGACCTCCTCCGGCTGCAACGGCTGGCGCCGGGCGAAGGCGAGCAGCCGCTTGGTGAGGTCGGCGCCGTGCACCGCCGCCTCCAGCGCCTCGGCGGCGAGATCCTGCACGTCGGCGTCGTCCTTGCGCCGCCCGACCAGCAGGTCGAGGTTGCCGATAACCACCGCCAGCAGGTTATTGAAGTCGTGCGCCATGCCGCCGGTGAGATTGCCGACGGCCTCCATCTTCTGCGCCTGACGAAGCTGCGCCTCGATCTCGCGCCGGCGGCTTATGTCTTCCTCGATGGCGATGATGTGGCTGATCTTGCCGGCCTCGTCGGTGACCGGCGAAACCGTCACCGAGACCGCCAGCGTCGTGCCGTCCTTGCGGATGTTGTCGAACTCGCCGCGCCAGTTGAGGCCCGAGCGCGCCGTCGCCCACACCTCCTCGCCAAGCGCCGGCGCCAGTTTCCAGAAGAACGGCTGGCGGCCCTCGAGCTCGGCGTTGGTATACCCGGTCGCCTTCTCGAAGCCCGGGTTGACGTATTCGATCTGCCCATCGACGTCGGTGATGAGCACGAAATTCGCCGATTGCTCGACCGCCCGCGACAGTTGCCGCAGCCGGTTCTCGACGATGCGCATGGCGCGGCGCTCGCGCGCCTCGCGAAGCTCGCGTTCGATCGCCGACGGCAGCCGCGCCGTCTTTCCCTTGATCAGGTAATCCTGCGCCCCGGCGCGTAGCGCCGCGACCGCCGTGTCCTCGCCCATCGTGCCGGAGACGAAGATGAATGGCGTCTCGCTGTCGTGCGCGCGCACGATCTTCAGCGCATCGACGCCGGTGAAACCCGGCATGTTGTAGTCCGAGATGACGATGTCCCACGGCTTCGCCGCAATCGCCGCCTCGACACCCTCGGCGCTATCGACACGGTGATGCTCGACGTCGAACCCGCCCTGCTTCAACTGGCGCAGCAGGAGCTCGGCATCGCTGTCCGTATCCTCGACCAGCAGCAGGTCGAGCTTTTGCGATTCTGTCATTTGGCTACGGCGGTTCGTTGAGAAGCAGCCAGTAGAGGCCGAGCTGGCGCGCCGCTTCGAGGAACTGGTCGAAATCCACCGGCTTGCGGACGTATGAATTGCAGCCGAAGCGGTAGCCGTCGATGATGTCCTGCTCCTCCTTCGACGAGGTCAGGATCACGACCGGCAGCAGGCGCGTGCGCTCGTCGGCGCGGATGCGCTTCAGCACCTCGATGCCGTCGAGCTTGGGCAGCTTCAGGTCGAGCAGCACGACCGCCGGACGTTCGGTAACGTCGCGCCCGGCGTGCGCGCCGGTGCCGTGCACGTAATCCAGCGCCTCGACGCCGTCGCGTGCCACGATCACCGGGTTGGTGATCTTGTTTTTGGCGAAGGCGCGCAGCGTCAGCGCCTCGTCGTCGGCGTTGTCTTCCACGAGCAGGATCGTGCGTTCGGCCATCGTCCGCTCCTATGCCGCCAGTGTGAAGTAGAACGTTGCGCCCGCCCCGACCTTGCCTTCCGCCCAGATGCGCCCGCCGTGGCGGTCGATCACGCGGTGAATGGTGGCAAGCCCGACTCCGGTGCCGGGAAATTCGGCCTCGGAATGCAGGCGGCGGAAGGGTTGGAACATCTTGTCCGCAAGCGCCATGTCGAAGCCGGCGCCGTTGTCGCGGATGTAGAACGCGGTGCCCTCCGGCGCGTCCGTCGCGCCGATCTCGACCGCCGGATTGTCCGCCTTGCCGGTGAATTTCCAGGCGTTGCCGAGAAGATTCTCCATCACGATCTTCATGAGCTGCCGGTCGGCCTTGGCTACCAGCCCTTCTTCGATGCGCACCTCAACCTTGCGCCCGCCGGCGCTCAAGCCCGCCGCGATCTCGCGCGCCAACGCCGACAGGTCGAGCGGTTGGGCATGGATCTCGGCCCGGCTCACCTGCGAAAGCTGCAGCATGTCGTCGATCAGTTCGCCCATGCGCTGCGCACCGCTGCGGATGCGCTTGAGATAATTCTGGCCCGTCGCGTCGAGCTTATCGGGATAGTCCTCCAGCAGCGCCTGGCTGAATCCGTCGATAGCGCGGAGCGGCGTCCGAAGATCGTGCGAGACGGAATAAGAGAACGCCTCGAGCTCCTTGTTCTTGCGTTCCAGTTCGCCCACCAGCTCGGCCCGCGTCTCGGCCAACTCGCGGGCGGCGCGCGCATCCGCGGCTTCCAGTTCCTTGGTCAGCAGCTCCTCGCGGATGCGGCGGTTCTCGTCCTCGAACTGCTTGCGCCTGATCTGCACGCGCACGCGTGCCTTGAGCACGTCGAATTCGCTCGACTTCGAAATGTAATCGTCGGCGCCCGCGCTGAATCCGTCGAGCATCGCCTGGCGATCTTCCATCGCGGTCAGCATGATCAGCGGAATGTCGCGCACGATCGGCGCGCTCTTGATCCGCCGGCATGTTTCCGTGCCGCCAAGCCCCGGCATGATTAAATCGAGCAAGATGCAGCCGACCGACTGCACCGCCAGAAGCTCCAGCGCCTCTTCGCCCGACCGCGCCGGCACCACGTCGTAGCCCTCGCCGCGCAGCGCCTCGGCCAGCTCGTTGAGGTACGTCGCGCTGTCATCGACCGCCAGAATCTTGTGCGGCCCGAGCAGGGTCGCGAGTTCCTCGATCGGCCTCGGCATGCTGGCGGCGCCGCGCATCGCCGCCTTGAGCTTGGCGAGCACGACCGAAACATCCTCGTCCTTCTGCACGAAGGCGTCGGCGCCGGCTTCGAGCGCGCGTAGCTCGACGCCGCGCTCCTGCGAGGCGGTGAGCAGCAGGCACGGAAGGCCGCGGAGCGCCGCATCGAGCCGCACCCGGCGGATGAGCGTCGCGCCGTCCATCTCCGGCAGCACACCATCGACCACGATCGCATCGGGCCGGCGCGAGGTAAGCATCGCCAGCCCCTCCTCGCCACTGCCCGCCGTCAGCACGAAGTAGCCGTCGGCTTCCAGCGCATCGCGCAGCGTCTCGCGGTAGGTGATGCTGTCGTCGACCACCAGCACCGTCTGCCGGTCGCCGGTCGAGGCGACCTTCGCCCGCAGCAGCTCGCGCGCCTTGGCGACCACGTATTTGTCGTCGTACGGCTTGCCGACATATTCGTCGGCGCCGGTCTTGAGGCCGCGCACGCGATCCTTGACCTCGGCCTCGGTCGAAAGCATCAGCACCGGGATCGACGCGGTCGCCGGATCGGCGCGCAGCTCGGCGAGGAAATCGACGCCGTCGCCATCGGGCAGCAGCACGTCGAGCACCGCCAGCGCCACCGCGCTCTGCCCGAGCGCCTCGCGCGCTTCGGCGAGCGACGCGCACGGCAGCGTCTTGAAGCCGGCCGCGGTGAACGCGTCGGACAGGTCCATGCGCACCGTGAGGCTGTCGTCGACGATGAGGATCGTGTTGTCGATCATGCCGCGACCTGCCGCCGCCACAGCGACGTCATCAGCGGCCCGACCTCGGGCAACGGCACGATGCGCACCGCGGCGTTGAGCAGCGCCGCCTGCTGCGGCATCCCGTAGACCACCGACGTCGCCTGGTCCTGCGCCACGGTGAACGCTCCCGCCCGCCGCATCTCGAGCAGCCCGGACGCGCCGTCGCGGCCCATGCCGGTGAGCAGGATGCCCGCCGCCGAAGGACCGAACTCCGCCGCCACCGACTCGAACAGCACGTCGACCGACGGACGGCACGAATGCCGCTCCGGATCGTGCGTGATGCGCAGCCGCCCGTCGCGCACGACCAGATGCGAATCCGGCGGCGCCATCACGACACGCCCGATGGTGGAGGCGAACGATTCGCCGTCCTTGGCGTAGGCGACGCGATGCGTCGACTGCCCGTCGAGCCACTCCGCGAATGCCGCGCCGAACATCACGTTGATATGCAGCACGAACAGGATCGGCAGGTCGAACTCCGACGGCAAGCTGCGCAGGATATCGACGATCGCACCCGGCCCGCCGGTCGAAGCGCCAATCGCGATGGCGCGGCAGCCGGCCATGACGTCGGTCGCCGGCGGCGGCGCGACGCGCATCGGCATCGGCCGCCCGGGCGCCAGCCGTCCGCGCGGATGGGTGATGACGCGGATGCGCGCGATCAGCTTCACCGTCGAGAGGAACGTGCGCTCCCAGACGCCCGGCGGCTCCTCGCCGCTCGGCTTCTCGAGCACGTCGAGCGCCCCCGCGCTCAGCGCCTCGTACGTCTTGAACAGTTCGCCGCGATTGACCGACGACGACACGATCAGGATCGGCGTCGGGCAATAGGCCATGATGTATTCGGTCGCCGACAGTCCGCTCATCTCCGGCAGCATCATGTCCATGGTCACGACGTCGGGCCGCAGCAGCTTGCACAGCTCGATCGCCTGCTTGCCGTCCGCCGCCTCGCCGATGACCTCGAT
The sequence above is drawn from the Bauldia sp. genome and encodes:
- a CDS encoding response regulator, yielding MIDNTILIVDDSLTVRMDLSDAFTAAGFKTLPCASLAEAREALGQSAVALAVLDVLLPDGDGVDFLAELRADPATASIPVLMLSTEAEVKDRVRGLKTGADEYVGKPYDDKYVVAKARELLRAKVASTGDRQTVLVVDDSITYRETLRDALEADGYFVLTAGSGEEGLAMLTSRRPDAIVVDGVLPEMDGATLIRRVRLDAALRGLPCLLLTASQERGVELRALEAGADAFVQKDEDVSVVLAKLKAAMRGAASMPRPIEELATLLGPHKILAVDDSATYLNELAEALRGEGYDVVPARSGEEALELLAVQSVGCILLDLIMPGLGGTETCRRIKSAPIVRDIPLIMLTAMEDRQAMLDGFSAGADDYISKSSEFDVLKARVRVQIRRKQFEDENRRIREELLTKELEAADARAARELAETRAELVGELERKNKELEAFSYSVSHDLRTPLRAIDGFSQALLEDYPDKLDATGQNYLKRIRSGAQRMGELIDDMLQLSQVSRAEIHAQPLDLSALAREIAAGLSAGGRKVEVRIEEGLVAKADRQLMKIVMENLLGNAWKFTGKADNPAVEIGATDAPEGTAFYIRDNGAGFDMALADKMFQPFRRLHSEAEFPGTGVGLATIHRVIDRHGGRIWAEGKVGAGATFYFTLAA
- a CDS encoding response regulator, encoding MAERTILLVEDNADDEALTLRAFAKNKITNPVIVARDGVEALDYVHGTGAHAGRDVTERPAVVLLDLKLPKLDGIEVLKRIRADERTRLLPVVILTSSKEEQDIIDGYRFGCNSYVRKPVDFDQFLEAARQLGLYWLLLNEPP
- a CDS encoding acyl-[ACP]--phospholipid O-acyltransferase, encoding MFRSLMTTRRFAPLFWTQFFSAFNDNFLRNALAFLLLFGVGAADPAHAGMLVTLAGAVFIAPSFILSGIGGELADRYDKATIAQRLKLAEIAASAAAVAGFTLHSVPVLFFALFLFGTVAALFGPIKYGILPDHLAREELPAGNALVEGATFLAILAGQIFAGLASASGNSVLVAIVVLGFAALCYAASRAIPATGEASPGLALNRNIFASTAGLLRQAWSDSAIWRTSLMVAWFWAVGIVVLALLQSLAADTFGGTQYVVIASLLIFSVGVAVGSALAAWLAHGRIILVPTPIAAIGMAIFLADLGISTLGVTPPAVSIDALPFFQSPEGIHVAIDFFGVAVCGGLFVVPAFSALQAWSKPAERARVIAGVNVLSSGFMTVASVGVAVLQGRGIPVPVLFLATGALCLIAGIVIFRFLPTSPVRDLLSIVFRAFYRLEVKGIENFAKTADQNTIIALNHVSFLDAALAMSILDRDPVFAIDQWIARRWWVRPFLPFVSFLPLDSRHPMATRRMIEAVRAGKTLVIFPEGRLTATGSLMKVYDGAGLVAEKSGALIVPVRIDGLEQTPFTRLDASQVKRRWWPKVKVTVLEPVRLTVSPHFTGKARRAAAGAALYQIMSDLVFRTTATGVTVPEALIATARRHGPEHIVLEDPVSGTLTYKKLLIAMSVLGRKLMPLAPVGGAIGVMLPNANGAAVAILGLMSAGRVPAMINFTAGATNILAACRAAEVKTIVTSRAFIEKANLSALVDALSASVNVVLLEEVRKDITIIDKLRGLLRPFHPVVKRKPDDPAAILFTSGSEGAPKGVVLSHANMLANTAQGAARIEFGRTDKFFNVLPVFHSFGLTVGLILPLVSGVRTYLYPSPLHYRIVPELIYASNATVLLGTDTFLAGYARTANPYDFRSIRLIVAGAEPVKAATRQVYMEKFGLRILEGYGVTEAAPALCFNTPMFSREGTVGRFLPGIEARLDPVPGVEGAGRLVVRGPNIMLGYLRSERPGTLEPPHEGWHDTGDIVAVDEEGFVTIRGRAKRFAKVGGEMISMAAVEMLVSELWPENQSAVTSVPDPKRGERLVLVTDKPDASRAAVGAYARQRGASELMVPSDVIVARELPLLGTGKVDHPAIARMVAAILMGTGQGAAMQAG
- the cheB gene encoding chemotaxis-specific protein-glutamate methyltransferase CheB, which codes for MTARTRVLVVEDSTTVRARLLEVLASDPAIEVIGEAADGKQAIELCKLLRPDVVTMDMMLPEMSGLSATEYIMAYCPTPILIVSSSVNRGELFKTYEALSAGALDVLEKPSGEEPPGVWERTFLSTVKLIARIRVITHPRGRLAPGRPMPMRVAPPPATDVMAGCRAIAIGASTGGPGAIVDILRSLPSEFDLPILFVLHINVMFGAAFAEWLDGQSTHRVAYAKDGESFASTIGRVVMAPPDSHLVVRDGRLRITHDPERHSCRPSVDVLFESVAAEFGPSAAGILLTGMGRDGASGLLEMRRAGAFTVAQDQATSVVYGMPQQAALLNAAVRIVPLPEVGPLMTSLWRRQVAA
- a CDS encoding response regulator, whose amino-acid sequence is MTESQKLDLLLVEDTDSDAELLLRQLKQGGFDVEHHRVDSAEGVEAAIAAKPWDIVISDYNMPGFTGVDALKIVRAHDSETPFIFVSGTMGEDTAVAALRAGAQDYLIKGKTARLPSAIERELREARERRAMRIVENRLRQLSRAVEQSANFVLITDVDGQIEYVNPGFEKATGYTNAELEGRQPFFWKLAPALGEEVWATARSGLNWRGEFDNIRKDGTTLAVSVTVSPVTDEAGKISHIIAIEEDISRRREIEAQLRQAQKMEAVGNLTGGMAHDFNNLLAVVIGNLDLLVGRRKDDADVQDLAAEALEAAVHGADLTKRLLAFARRQPLQPEEVDLNDLIGNTTKLLRRLLGNNVEIALDLDPAPWPVVVDPSQLASSITNLATNARDAMPKGGRLTVATRNTVLDTDYVLAHPEVKVGEYTEISVTDTGSGMPPEVIARIFEPFFTTKEMGKGTGLGLSMVYGFMNQSGGHIGLDSIPGRGTTFRLFLPRAEAAMPLRAEADADPKDLRGNGQTVLVVEDVGLLRRVVVKQLTELGYRAIEAETIGAALAALERQPIDILFTDVVVGEGPTGFDLARVVANRWPMIRTVFTSGFPQAKLNAGSGPPPGARILNKPYRKDDLARAIAEA